The Ziziphus jujuba cultivar Dongzao chromosome 7, ASM3175591v1 genome includes a region encoding these proteins:
- the LOC107423870 gene encoding spindle and kinetochore-associated protein 1 homolog, with product MDGKKAGASLDSLVSTFNARIAELQELVIARNMYPASSVTDLSAVDASLKAMELQIQAIKDRVREETLAIPKAKKLIDASMKQQKKLQSMSVYVPSHVPERLSILNLDSNKCFLQETSKQDTSHRSLKPDEELVAPPKEKKGRSTPPLWFITDNELDSLSTYMKGRLTLEKVNAAINDMAKYAEANAQIIAAPKKKLAENFWEKALELRDIAMTEGVKGKHFFLETDIRGPSLKLDNTGKAILTVLRHLGRISETRVGHHRVIILLKQH from the exons ATGGATGGGAAGAAAGCCGGAGCGTCGCTGGATTCTTTGGTGTCCACCTTCAACGCTCGGATCGCCGAGCTTCAAGAGCTCGTCATTGCTCGAAACA TGTACCCTGCAAGCAGCGTCACCGACTTATCGGCGGTCGATGCCTCATTGAAGGCTATGGAACTTCAGATACAGGCTATCAAGGATCGCGTACGCGAAGAAACCCTAGCCATCCCAAAAGCCAAA AAACTCATCGACGCCTCAATGAAGCAGCAGAAGAAACTCCAGAGCATGTCTGTTTATGTTCCATCGCATGTTCCTGAAAGATTGTCAATTTTGAATTTGGACAGCAATAAATG TTTTCTTCAAGAAACTTCTAAACAGGATACCTCTCATAGGTCTTTGAAGCCTGATGAGGAGCTTGTAGCACCACCTAAG GAGAAAAAGGGTCGTTCCACTCCACCATTATGGTTTATTACTGACAATGAGTTGGATTCCTTATCCAC ATACATGAAAGGGAGGCTTACACTTGAAAAGGTCAATGCAGCTATTAATGACATGGCAAAATATGCTGAAGCTAATGCACAGATTATAGCTGCCCCAAAGAAGAAG CTCGCGGAAAATTTTTGGGAAAAGGCTCTG GAACTAAGAGATATTGCAATGACGGAAGGAGTAAAAGGAAAGCACTTTTTTCTTGAAACTGATATAAGAGGACCATCATTGAAGCTTGACAACACTGGAAAAGCAATACTAACT GTCCTTCGTCATCTTGGTCGTATAAGTGAGACACGGGTTGGACATCATCGCGTTATCATCCTTTTGAAACAACACTGA
- the LOC112492499 gene encoding root meristem growth factor 10 yields MSVASCMILLSLLCLISSLACDARRSLGEVVTKPEEKKVGEKIVGVDKIRVDSNVKSSSSTNEQRDIQGDSSAVSTRKLEETKAKASGSKSNKYQKGKLSPAAAVRTDQTVASVSWSVPHKKRGEKQPGFNLDYAPPKTHPPHHN; encoded by the exons ATGTCAGTCGCATCTTGTATGATCCTTCTTTCCCTTTTATGCTTAATTTCGTCGCTTGCATGTGACGCCCGAAGGAGTCTCGGTGAGGTCGTTACGAAACCAGAAGAAAAGAAG GTTGGAGAGAAAATAGTGGGTGTTGATAAAATTAGAGTGGATTCAAATGTGAAGTCCTCCTCATCAACGAATGAACAGAGAGACATACAAGGAGATAGCAGTGCTGTTAGCACACGAAAGCTTGAAGAGACAAAGGCAAAGGCCTCGGGGAGCAAATCAAACAAATATCAGAAAGGGAAATTATCTCCTGCTGCTGCTGTTCGAACTGATCAGACTGTTGCTTCGGTGTCGTGGTCCGTGCCTCACAAGAAACGCGGCGAGAAACAACCCGGCTTTAACTTGGATTATGCACCCCCCAAGACACACCCTCCTCATCACAACTGA
- the LOC107423867 gene encoding 14 kDa proline-rich protein DC2.15, with amino-acid sequence MASKAVTTIAFLLSLNLLFFTMVSSTYTPCPPPPKTPKHPPPKPSPITPGTCPENTLKLGVCANLLKNLLNVVIGTPPKTPCCPLIQGLADLEAAVCLCTALKANILGINLNVPISLSLLLNYCGKGVPQGFQCA; translated from the coding sequence ATGGCTTCCAAGGCTGTTACAACTATTgctttccttctctctctaaACCTTCTTTTCTTCACCATGGTTTCCTCAACTTATACACCTTGCCCACCACCCCCAAAGACACCCAAACACCCTCCCCCAAAGCCCAGCCCTATAACTCCAGGTACATGCCCAGAGAACACCCTTAAGCTTGGTGTTTGTGCAAACTTGTTAAAGAATTTACTTAACGTTGTAATTGGAACACCACCAAAGACACCTTGCTGCCCACTCATCCAGGGTCTTGCTGATCTTGAAGCTGCAGTTTGCCTTTGCACAGCACTTAAGGCTAATATATTGGGCATCAATCTTAATGTCCCAATCTCCTTGAGCTTGCTCTTGAATTACTGTGGAAAAGGTGTTCCACAAGGCTTCCAGTGCGCATAA
- the LOC107424193 gene encoding autophagy-related protein 8f yields MTKSAFKQEHDFEKRRAEAGRIRDKYPDRIPVIVEKAERSDIPNIDKKKYLVPADLSVGQFVYVIRKRIKLSAEKAIFIFVDNVLPPTGAIMSGIYDEKKDEDGFLYVTYSGENTFG; encoded by the exons ATGACCAAAAGCGCCTTCAAGCAAGAGCATGATTTTG AGAAGAGGCGTGCTGAGGCAGGAAGAATTAGGGACAAATACCCAGATAGAATTCCA GTGATTGTTGAGAAGGCTGAGAGAAGTGATATTCCCAACATTGATAAGAAAAA GTACCTAGTTCCAGCTGACTTGAGTGTTGGTCAATTCGTGTATGTAATTCGGAAAAGAATTAAACTGAGCGCGGAGAAGGCAATCTTCATATTTGTGGACAATGTCCTGCCACCTACAG GAGCTATAATGTCTGGCATCTATGACGAAAAGAAGGATGAAGATGGATTTCTCTATGTCACATACAGCGGAGAAAACACATTTGGGTAG
- the LOC107423868 gene encoding putative lipid-binding protein At4g00165 — protein MGIRLCNNALALFVVFNLLLFTCVSSHNLPCPPKSVPSPPSVPKKHAKCPKDTLKFGVCGSWLGLVTEVIGAKPSKECCSLLKGLADLEAAVCLCTAINANVLGLVKLQVPVALSLLVNGCGKKIPEGFVCA, from the coding sequence ATGGGTATTAGGCTTTGCAATAATGCACTGGCTCTTTTCGTTGTTTTTAACCTTTTGCTTTTCACTTGTGTTTCATCACACAATCTACCTTGCCCACCAAAGAGTGTTCCTTCACCTCCCTCTGTACCCAAAAAGCATGCCAAATGCCCAAAAGACACCCTCAAGTTTGGTGTTTGTGGGAGTTGGCTAGGACTGGTTACCGAGGTCATTGGGGCTAAACCAAGCAAGGAATGCTGTTCACTGTTGAAAGGCCTCGCAGATCTTGAAGCTGCAGTGTGCTTATGCACTGCCATTAATGCTAATGTACTTGGACTTGTTAAGCTCCAAGTGCCTGTTGCCCTCAGTTTGCTTGTCAATGGATGTGGTAAGAAGATTCCCGAAGGGTTTGTCTGTGCTTAA